From a single Nitrospirota bacterium genomic region:
- a CDS encoding anthranilate phosphoribosyltransferase, translating into MIKEAIAKVIAGTNLAEAEAEAVMREIMQGEATDAQIAS; encoded by the coding sequence AAGCCATCGCGAAGGTCATAGCCGGAACGAACCTTGCCGAAGCCGAGGCCGAGGCGGTGATGCGCGAGATCATGCAAGGCGAGGCCACGGACGCCCAGATCGCCTCGT